A region of Drosophila mauritiana strain mau12 chromosome 3L, ASM438214v1, whole genome shotgun sequence DNA encodes the following proteins:
- the LOC117141077 gene encoding major facilitator superfamily domain-containing protein 1 has protein sequence MAREDEERIVDNEEVSQQTEEDQVISRDGRRDNELSLPSGGCCMPSSASHRFMALVFMCLLGFGSYFCYDAPGALQNFFKRDLHLTSSQFTLIYSIYSWPNVVLCFVGGFLIDRLFGIRLGTIIYMMILLVGQLIFACGGILDAFWMMILGRFIFGIGAESLAVAQNSYAVLWFKGKELNMVFGLQLSVARFGSTVNFWVMQPIYKYVSNFYKGHTALGVVLLLATLTCVMSMTCALILGWMDKRAERILQRNNNPAGQIPKLTDVFSFKAPFWMVSIICVAYYVAIFPFIALGQNFFVDRFGLSPAEANTVDSLVYLIAAVSSPVFGFIIDKLGRNVTWVFTATLTTIGAHALLTFTQLTPYVGMIIMGLSYSMLAASLWPLVALIIPEYQLGTAYGFCQSIQNLGLAVITIVAGIIVDNSGGEHMWLQLFFMGWLTIALISTGVIWAYNNKHRGNLNMTPQQRAQFVSAENYQNFE, from the coding sequence ATGGCGCGCGAGGACGAGGAACGCATCGTGGACAATGAGGAGGTGTCGCAACAGACGGAGGAGGACCAAGTGATCAGTCGGGACGGTCGGCGTGACAATGAACTGAGCCTTCCGTCCGGCGGCTGCTGCATGCCCTCGAGCGCGAGCCACCGGTTCATGGCTCTGGTGTTTATGTGCCTGCTGGGATTCGGCTCGTATTTCTGTTACGATGCACCCGGCGCCCTGCAGAACTTTTTCAAGCGAGATCTTCACCTGACCTCCTCCCAGTTCACGCTCATCTACTCGATTTACTCGTGGCCCAATGTCGTCCTGTGCTTCGTGGGCGGTTTCCTGATCGATCGACTGTTTGGCATTCGACTGGGCACGATTATCTACATGATGATCCTGCTGGTGGGTCAGCTGATCTTTGCCTGCGGCGGCATACTGGACGCCTTCTGGATGATGATCCTGGGACGGTTCATCTTCGGCATTGGCGCCGAATCACTGGCCGTGGCCCAGAACAGCTATGCGGTGCTCTGGTTTAAGGGCAAGGAACTGAACATGGTATTCGGCCTGCAGCTGTCGGTTGCCCGATTCGGCAGCACCGTCAACTTCTGGGTGATGCAGCCCATCTATAAGTATGTGAGCAATTTTTACAAGGGACATACCGCTCTGGGCGTCGTCTTACTGCTGGCTACACTCACCTGTGTGATGTCGATGACCTGTGCCCTCATCCTCGGCTGGATGGACAAGAGGGCCGAGCGGATTTTGCAGCGTAACAACAACCCGGCTGGACAGATACCGAAACTCACCGATGTCTTCTCGTTCAAAGCACCCTTTTGGATGGTATCCATCATTTGCGTCGCCTACTATGTGGCCATCTTTCCATTCATTGCCCTCGGACAGAATTTCTTTGTTGATCGCTTCGGGCTTTCGCCTGCTGAGGCCAACACCGTGGACTCCCTGGTGTATCTAATTGCAGCCGTATCGTCTCCGGTCTTTGGTTTCATCATCGACAAACTGGGCAGGAATGTGACCTGGGTGTTCACAGCGACACTGACCACCATTGGAGCCCATGCCCTGCTTACGTTCACCCAGCTGACACCCTATGTGGGCATGATCATCATGGGACTGTCGTATTCCATGCTGGCCGCTAGCCTGTGGCCTCTGGTGGCTCTCATCATTCCGGAATACCAATTGGGCACGGCCTACGGCTTCTGCCAATCGATACAGAATCTTGGCTTGGCGGTCATCACTATCGTGGCTGGAATCATCGTGGATAACAGCGGCGGCGAGCACATGTGGCTGCAGTTGTTCTTCATGGGCTGGCTGACCATTGCTCTGATCTCCACCGGCGTCATCTGGGCCTACAACAACAAGCACCGCGGTAATCTCAACATGACACCCCAGCAACGGGCACAGTTCGTCAGCGCCGAGAATTATCAGAACTTTGAATAG
- the LOC117141080 gene encoding uncharacterized protein LOC117141080 codes for MDPIDTTKRKPRRTYGTPSYTYRNRFAYALLAAGTALFGIWSLTPIQRIANEKLSQAVAQTEQERDRKGLFEFGAPRTSQFIKDAIKESEEQRNK; via the exons ATGGATCCCATCGACACCACCAAGCGGAAGCCCAGACGCACCTACGGCACACCATCCTACACGTATCGCAATCGATTTGCCTATGCCCTCTTGGCCGCCGGAACTGCGCTCTTCGGCATTTGGAG CCTGACTCCCATCCAGCGCATTGCCAACGAAAAGCTGTCCCAGGCGGTGGCCCAAACCGAACAGGAGCGCGATAGGAAAGGACTCTTTGAGTTCGGCGCACCAAGGACTTCGCAGTTCATCAAAGACGCCATCAAGGAGAGCGAGGAGCAGAGGAACAAATAA
- the LOC117141073 gene encoding structure-specific endonuclease subunit SLX4 isoform X1 has product MDRKTRRANFKNLQPRSTRSTKAAADTLSLSNFFATPESAEEVPSCLADIPVQPDPPAPKIKPIRASNVFEKPGPKPKKAPKLKASTGPSSSGARRGRGKSKQQPSISNFLRNEQIFAEVTAQHCMADNFSPDDIEMALALSKSESEKHGRLRLHDDDDAVVDLMDDEDKSTERIRHKLQKYGFRTAAKEDYKSLAVLPVVASKGGRRGKWANRFTALTLRNPEVQQKKLEEKVSALLGQKVHGKDPKEEDCYLPPYTVITAALKELRAEAESRILREPSEGPIDDLGSYYVTDLFEVSRTPAHHLLKNWAAIQGRDFSPERETQKYRQLRQQHELVYAELERHFGDPQKLEEEVMQELDDLEKLVAENMIEDDSVVINIVEAETSSTGSSPSKEPPDKRPKMTMEDKENQQPTTSKASLTVPAQSTRCTSPDLFADSEDEPDIVTSAISNEPEDVRNLSMKVYKNVSISERSSSVAEIEVVSSNDEPSQITTYEVFSSDEVKTVSNATQEMISFDDKPIDDFIDLTQEFEMVEFNESKPRTPNLIASSETDSNVDNLNGDTILDFTSQEVSCPISKELFAKYAKVETFPVWNAAAEEEDKIEFSLSMERDFKSSEQSSHQLGILTTPNDTEGSSSFNELNFSRNSLRRSVSLSTDLRFKSPLNWKMNSSVEKMVSPAASPYKQSDASVDLTQNSDDENDAILLSDEEINYSIWKGNKTVKDLDIGDDSSDSCFASPVSKKRAIPQFQTEEDLDAFLMAFSTDGNGSQGSHSPNKSALSKERAEFGILDAAPSQPFSLSELQSPDGKEKSSDNEINWAEASFLDAPAKPLARRSSHKFNELLSKISKPAQNSDDDFDEFDQMVFQSKKEAASSAGETSNMPRGLDLLLKGEIKTTAISEARAPGNQTPIEPQQVDVDGNVYSVRVCHTPKPDFATLSESEILQQLYKYGIKPLKRKQAVKMLEFIYNQTHPIMKTAAVQDLPARSEPIVRSKSTPVIMERPHSQLAKLTTKTLTATGPKKDFRFNDATGEELLRFSQSLPPSLCDDFETFVMQTNVTKKTPLPLVPLHIAWHNLICANPQLHESVLTYEPIDLQAVYLQLKHMGHRYDPKDLKTFFDRRCIIFRYELGAPGKQAERHVRRHTKKPSKRK; this is encoded by the exons ATGGATCGCAAGACGCGGCGGGCCAACTTCAAAAACCTGCAGCCTCg TTCGACGCGAAGCACCAAAGCAGCCGCAGATACATTATCGTTGTCCAACTTCTTCGCCACACCCGAAAGTGCTGAAGAAGTTCCGTCATGTCTCGCCGACATTCCTGTTCAGCCCGATCCTCCTGCCCCCAAAATCAAACCAATACGTGCCAGCAATGTGTTCGAAAAACCTGGGCCCAAGCCCAAAAAGGCACCCAAGCTCAAGGCCAGCACGGGGCCATCGTCGAGTGGCGCGCGTCGCGGACGCGGAAAGAGCAAACAGCAGCCCAGCATCAGCAACTTCCTGCGCAACGAGCAGATCTTCGCAGAGGTGACCGCCCAGCATTGTATGGCGGACAACTTCAGCCCGGATGACATTGAAATGGCGCTGGCGCTGTCCAAGTCGGAGAGTGAGAAGCATGGACGCCTGCGCTTGCACGACGATGACGATGCAGTGGTTGACCTAATGGATGATGAAGATAAGTCCACGGAGAGAATACGTCATAAACTTCAGAAGTATGGCTTCCGCACAGCCGCCAAGGAAG ATTATAAATCTCTGGCGGTCCTGCCCGTAGTGGCCAGCAAAGGAGGTAGACGTGGCAAGTGGGCCAATAGGTTTACTGCCCTAACTTTAAGAAATCCGGAGGTGCAACAGAAGAAGCTCGAGGAGAAAGTATCTGCATTGCTGGGCCAAAAAGTGCACGGCAAGGACCCAAAGGAAGAAGACTGTTATCTGCCACCATATACTGTGATCACCGCAGCGTTGAAGGAACTCAGAGCTGAGGCTGAATCTCGCATCCTTCGAGAACCAAGCGAAGGGCCCATAGATGACTTAGGATCATACTACGTAACCGACTTGTTTGAAGTTAGTCGCACGCCGGCACACCATCTTTTAAAAAATTGGGCTGCGATACAGGGAAGGGATTTTTCGCCAGAGCGTGAGACCCAAAAATACCGCCAATTGAGGCAACAACATGAACTTGTCTACGCTGAGTTAGAACGACACTTCGGTGATCCACAGAAGTTGGAAGAGGAGGTGATGCAGGAACTGGATGATTTGGAAAAACTGGTGGCAGAAAACATGATCGAAGATGATTCTGTAGTGATAAATATTGTGGAGGCAGAAACCTCGTCGACTGGTAGCAGTCCATCTAAGGAGCCGCCGGATAAGCGTCCAAAAATGACAATGGAAGACAAGGAAAACCAGCAGCCCACAACCTCAAAGGCCAGCTTAACCGTTCCCGCCCAGTCAACCCGCTGCACCTCTCCGGATCTCTTTGCGGACTCCGAAGATGAGCCGGATATAGTAACGAGTGCTATCTCCAACGAACCCGAAGACGTTAGGAATCTTTCAATGAAGGTTTACAAGAATGTCAGCATAAGCGAACGATCATCTTCGGTCGCGGAAATAGAAGTTGTGTCCAGCAATGATGAACCATCTCAGATAACCACGTATGAGGTGTTTTCCAGCGACGAAG taaAGACTGTTTCCAACGCTACGCAGGAGATGATTTCTTTTGATG ACAAACCAATTGATGACTTCATAGACCTAACACAAGAGTTCGAAATGGTGGAATTTAATGAATCGAAGCCTAGAACCCCAAACTTAATTGCATCATCGGAAACAGATTCCAATGTAGACAACCTAAATGGTGATACAATTCTAGATTTTACTTCCCAAGAGGTAAGCTGTCCCATCTCCAAGGAATTGTTCGCAAAGTATGCCAAGGTGGAAACATTCCCTGTGTGGaatgcagcagcagaagaggaggataaaattgaattttcctTAAGCATGGAAAGAGATTTTAAGAGTTCCGAGCAATCGTCGCATCAGCTCGGCATATTAACCACTCCAAATGACACCGAAGGCAGTTCAAGCTTTAATGAATTGAATTTTTCGAGGAACTCGCTTCGAAGGAGCGTTAGTCTATCAACGGATCTCAGATTCAAAAGTCCGCTAAACTGGAAAATGAACTCATCAGTCGAGAAGATGGTCTCGCCAGCAGCTTCTCCTTACAAACAGTCGGACGCAAGTGTGGATTTAACTCAGAACAGCGATGATGAAAACGACGCAATTCTGCTCTCCGACGAGGAAATCAATTACTCCATTTGGAAGGGCAATAAGACCGTAAAGGATTTGGATATCGGGGACGATAGCTCTGACAGTTGCTTTGCATCTCCGGTATCGAAAAAGCGAGCTATCCCACAGTTCCAAACTGAGGAGGATCTGGATGCCTTCTTAATGGCCTTTTCCACGGATGGCAATGGATCACAAGGTTCACATTCACCCAACAAGAGTGCTCTTAGCAAGGAGCGTGCCGAGTTCGGAATACTAGATGCTGCTCCGTCTCAACCCTTTAGTCTATCTGAACTGCAGAGTCCCGACGGCAAAGAGAAGTCATCGGACAATGAAATCAACTGGGCAGAAGCTTCGTTTTTGGATGCCCCAGCAAAGCCATTGGCACGCAGGAGCAGCCACAAATTTAACGAGCTCTTGTCGAAAATAAGCAAACCCGCACAAAATTCTGATGATGACTTCGACGAATTCGATCAGATGGTTTTCCAAAGCAAAAAGGAAGCCGCCTCCAGTGCTGGCGAAACAAGTAACATGCCTCGAGGATTGGATCTTTTGTTGAAGGGAGAGATTAAAACCACAGCCATATCGGAGGCAAGAGCTCCAGGCAACCAAACTCCGATTGAACCGCAGCAAGTAGATGTTGACGGTAATGTCTACTCTGTGCGTGTTTGCCACACACCTAAGCCAGATTTCGCCACCCTCTCGGAATCGGAGATCCTCCAGCAGCTCTACAAGTACGGCATTAAGCCACTGAAACGCAAGCAGGCGGTGAAAATGCTCGAATTCATCTACAATCAAACGCATCCCATAATGAAGACGGCTGCTGTTCAGGATTTACCAGCCAGATCTGAGCCAATAGTGCGTTCCAAGTCAACTCCAGTGATTATGGAGCGGCCACATTCGCAATTAGCAAAGTTAACCACTAAAACTTTGACGGCAACTGGGCCAAAAAAGGATTTCAGGTTTAACGATGCCACGGGCGAGGAACTGCTGCGCTTCTCCCAATCCCTTCCCCCGAGTCTTTGCGATGACTTCGAGACCTTCGTCATGCAAACGAACGTTACCAAGAAGACGCCACTGCCGCTGGTGCCACTGCACATCGCCTGGCACAATCTCATCTGCGCCAATCCCCAACTTCACGAGAGTGTGCTCACGTACGAACCCATTGATTTGCAGGCGGTCTACTTACAATTGAAGCACATGGGGCATCGATACGATCCAAAGGATCTAAAGACCTTCTTCGATCGGCGTTGCATTATCTTTCGCTATGAACTGGGTGCTCCCGGCAAGCAAGCGGAGCGTCATGTGCGAAGGCACACAAAAAAGCCTTCTAAAAGGAAGTAG
- the LOC117141073 gene encoding structure-specific endonuclease subunit SLX4 isoform X3, translating to MDRKTRRANFKNLQPRSTRSTKAAADTLSLSNFFATPESAEEVPSCLADIPVQPDPPAPKIKPIRASNVFEKPGPKPKKAPKLKASTGPSSSGARRGRGKSKQQPSISNFLRNEQIFAEVTAQHCMADNFSPDDIEMALALSKSESEKHGRLRLHDDDDAVVDLMDDEDKSTERIRHKLQKYGFRTAAKEDYKSLAVLPVVASKGGRRGKWANRFTALTLRNPEVQQKKLEEKVSALLGQKVHGKDPKEEDCYLPPYTVITAALKELRAEAESRILREPSEGPIDDLGSYYVTDLFEVSRTPAHHLLKNWAAIQGRDFSPERETQKYRQLRQQHELVYAELERHFGDPQKLEEEVMQELDDLEKLVAENMIEDDSVVINIVEAETSSTGSSPSKEPPDKRPKMTMEDKENQQPTTSKASLTVPAQSTRCTSPDLFADSEDEPDIVTSAISNEPEDVRNLSMKVYKNVSISERSSSVAEIEVVSSNDEPSQITTYEVFSSDEDCFQRYAGDDFF from the exons ATGGATCGCAAGACGCGGCGGGCCAACTTCAAAAACCTGCAGCCTCg TTCGACGCGAAGCACCAAAGCAGCCGCAGATACATTATCGTTGTCCAACTTCTTCGCCACACCCGAAAGTGCTGAAGAAGTTCCGTCATGTCTCGCCGACATTCCTGTTCAGCCCGATCCTCCTGCCCCCAAAATCAAACCAATACGTGCCAGCAATGTGTTCGAAAAACCTGGGCCCAAGCCCAAAAAGGCACCCAAGCTCAAGGCCAGCACGGGGCCATCGTCGAGTGGCGCGCGTCGCGGACGCGGAAAGAGCAAACAGCAGCCCAGCATCAGCAACTTCCTGCGCAACGAGCAGATCTTCGCAGAGGTGACCGCCCAGCATTGTATGGCGGACAACTTCAGCCCGGATGACATTGAAATGGCGCTGGCGCTGTCCAAGTCGGAGAGTGAGAAGCATGGACGCCTGCGCTTGCACGACGATGACGATGCAGTGGTTGACCTAATGGATGATGAAGATAAGTCCACGGAGAGAATACGTCATAAACTTCAGAAGTATGGCTTCCGCACAGCCGCCAAGGAAG ATTATAAATCTCTGGCGGTCCTGCCCGTAGTGGCCAGCAAAGGAGGTAGACGTGGCAAGTGGGCCAATAGGTTTACTGCCCTAACTTTAAGAAATCCGGAGGTGCAACAGAAGAAGCTCGAGGAGAAAGTATCTGCATTGCTGGGCCAAAAAGTGCACGGCAAGGACCCAAAGGAAGAAGACTGTTATCTGCCACCATATACTGTGATCACCGCAGCGTTGAAGGAACTCAGAGCTGAGGCTGAATCTCGCATCCTTCGAGAACCAAGCGAAGGGCCCATAGATGACTTAGGATCATACTACGTAACCGACTTGTTTGAAGTTAGTCGCACGCCGGCACACCATCTTTTAAAAAATTGGGCTGCGATACAGGGAAGGGATTTTTCGCCAGAGCGTGAGACCCAAAAATACCGCCAATTGAGGCAACAACATGAACTTGTCTACGCTGAGTTAGAACGACACTTCGGTGATCCACAGAAGTTGGAAGAGGAGGTGATGCAGGAACTGGATGATTTGGAAAAACTGGTGGCAGAAAACATGATCGAAGATGATTCTGTAGTGATAAATATTGTGGAGGCAGAAACCTCGTCGACTGGTAGCAGTCCATCTAAGGAGCCGCCGGATAAGCGTCCAAAAATGACAATGGAAGACAAGGAAAACCAGCAGCCCACAACCTCAAAGGCCAGCTTAACCGTTCCCGCCCAGTCAACCCGCTGCACCTCTCCGGATCTCTTTGCGGACTCCGAAGATGAGCCGGATATAGTAACGAGTGCTATCTCCAACGAACCCGAAGACGTTAGGAATCTTTCAATGAAGGTTTACAAGAATGTCAGCATAAGCGAACGATCATCTTCGGTCGCGGAAATAGAAGTTGTGTCCAGCAATGATGAACCATCTCAGATAACCACGTATGAGGTGTTTTCCAGCGACGAAG ACTGTTTCCAACGCTACGCAGGAGATGATTTCTTTTGA
- the LOC117141073 gene encoding structure-specific endonuclease subunit SLX4 isoform X2, with amino-acid sequence MRCFPATKTVSNATQEMISFDDKPIDDFIDLTQEFEMVEFNESKPRTPNLIASSETDSNVDNLNGDTILDFTSQEVSCPISKELFAKYAKVETFPVWNAAAEEEDKIEFSLSMERDFKSSEQSSHQLGILTTPNDTEGSSSFNELNFSRNSLRRSVSLSTDLRFKSPLNWKMNSSVEKMVSPAASPYKQSDASVDLTQNSDDENDAILLSDEEINYSIWKGNKTVKDLDIGDDSSDSCFASPVSKKRAIPQFQTEEDLDAFLMAFSTDGNGSQGSHSPNKSALSKERAEFGILDAAPSQPFSLSELQSPDGKEKSSDNEINWAEASFLDAPAKPLARRSSHKFNELLSKISKPAQNSDDDFDEFDQMVFQSKKEAASSAGETSNMPRGLDLLLKGEIKTTAISEARAPGNQTPIEPQQVDVDGNVYSVRVCHTPKPDFATLSESEILQQLYKYGIKPLKRKQAVKMLEFIYNQTHPIMKTAAVQDLPARSEPIVRSKSTPVIMERPHSQLAKLTTKTLTATGPKKDFRFNDATGEELLRFSQSLPPSLCDDFETFVMQTNVTKKTPLPLVPLHIAWHNLICANPQLHESVLTYEPIDLQAVYLQLKHMGHRYDPKDLKTFFDRRCIIFRYELGAPGKQAERHVRRHTKKPSKRK; translated from the exons ATGAGGTGTTTTCCAGCGACGAAG ACTGTTTCCAACGCTACGCAGGAGATGATTTCTTTTGATG ACAAACCAATTGATGACTTCATAGACCTAACACAAGAGTTCGAAATGGTGGAATTTAATGAATCGAAGCCTAGAACCCCAAACTTAATTGCATCATCGGAAACAGATTCCAATGTAGACAACCTAAATGGTGATACAATTCTAGATTTTACTTCCCAAGAGGTAAGCTGTCCCATCTCCAAGGAATTGTTCGCAAAGTATGCCAAGGTGGAAACATTCCCTGTGTGGaatgcagcagcagaagaggaggataaaattgaattttcctTAAGCATGGAAAGAGATTTTAAGAGTTCCGAGCAATCGTCGCATCAGCTCGGCATATTAACCACTCCAAATGACACCGAAGGCAGTTCAAGCTTTAATGAATTGAATTTTTCGAGGAACTCGCTTCGAAGGAGCGTTAGTCTATCAACGGATCTCAGATTCAAAAGTCCGCTAAACTGGAAAATGAACTCATCAGTCGAGAAGATGGTCTCGCCAGCAGCTTCTCCTTACAAACAGTCGGACGCAAGTGTGGATTTAACTCAGAACAGCGATGATGAAAACGACGCAATTCTGCTCTCCGACGAGGAAATCAATTACTCCATTTGGAAGGGCAATAAGACCGTAAAGGATTTGGATATCGGGGACGATAGCTCTGACAGTTGCTTTGCATCTCCGGTATCGAAAAAGCGAGCTATCCCACAGTTCCAAACTGAGGAGGATCTGGATGCCTTCTTAATGGCCTTTTCCACGGATGGCAATGGATCACAAGGTTCACATTCACCCAACAAGAGTGCTCTTAGCAAGGAGCGTGCCGAGTTCGGAATACTAGATGCTGCTCCGTCTCAACCCTTTAGTCTATCTGAACTGCAGAGTCCCGACGGCAAAGAGAAGTCATCGGACAATGAAATCAACTGGGCAGAAGCTTCGTTTTTGGATGCCCCAGCAAAGCCATTGGCACGCAGGAGCAGCCACAAATTTAACGAGCTCTTGTCGAAAATAAGCAAACCCGCACAAAATTCTGATGATGACTTCGACGAATTCGATCAGATGGTTTTCCAAAGCAAAAAGGAAGCCGCCTCCAGTGCTGGCGAAACAAGTAACATGCCTCGAGGATTGGATCTTTTGTTGAAGGGAGAGATTAAAACCACAGCCATATCGGAGGCAAGAGCTCCAGGCAACCAAACTCCGATTGAACCGCAGCAAGTAGATGTTGACGGTAATGTCTACTCTGTGCGTGTTTGCCACACACCTAAGCCAGATTTCGCCACCCTCTCGGAATCGGAGATCCTCCAGCAGCTCTACAAGTACGGCATTAAGCCACTGAAACGCAAGCAGGCGGTGAAAATGCTCGAATTCATCTACAATCAAACGCATCCCATAATGAAGACGGCTGCTGTTCAGGATTTACCAGCCAGATCTGAGCCAATAGTGCGTTCCAAGTCAACTCCAGTGATTATGGAGCGGCCACATTCGCAATTAGCAAAGTTAACCACTAAAACTTTGACGGCAACTGGGCCAAAAAAGGATTTCAGGTTTAACGATGCCACGGGCGAGGAACTGCTGCGCTTCTCCCAATCCCTTCCCCCGAGTCTTTGCGATGACTTCGAGACCTTCGTCATGCAAACGAACGTTACCAAGAAGACGCCACTGCCGCTGGTGCCACTGCACATCGCCTGGCACAATCTCATCTGCGCCAATCCCCAACTTCACGAGAGTGTGCTCACGTACGAACCCATTGATTTGCAGGCGGTCTACTTACAATTGAAGCACATGGGGCATCGATACGATCCAAAGGATCTAAAGACCTTCTTCGATCGGCGTTGCATTATCTTTCGCTATGAACTGGGTGCTCCCGGCAAGCAAGCGGAGCGTCATGTGCGAAGGCACACAAAAAAGCCTTCTAAAAGGAAGTAG